The genome window TTCATCCATTTTTCCTTCAACGAGAACTTTATCATTGGTATCCTTCACAGCCATTTCGACCCCAGATGCAGATGATCCGTCAGAAAAACCACCTTCACATGTAATAGTTCCATCTCCATTGAGGTAACAATAACATAGAGGGGTATGTGCAAAGGCTACTGATCCGAGAACAAAAACACTTACTGCTAAAAGCACGCCTAATACTAATTTCCGTTTCATAGGTTGGCCACCTCCTTTCCTTTTAAAGTTTTTTCGTCTATATCTGTCTCAACGACAGATCCTTTTACTTTGCCCAACAAAAATGCAGTAACTAATGCAATTGCATAAAAGACAAACATCCCTTGTGTTCCAGACAACCCAAGCCAGGTTCCACCGCTATAAACTAAAGTCGCTAATGTCATTCCAAGAAGGATAGGATATCCTAAGGCTATAAATGCCCATTTCCAGCCTCCAGCTTCTATCTTAACCATAATTAATGTTGCAATGCACGGAGGATACATGGCCATAAAAATCATTAAAGCTAGGGCGTGAAGGGGGGTAAATCCCTTTTCCTGTTCTTTCATACGCTGCGCGAGAGTCTGTCCATCTTCTTTCTGTTGGTAGAGAACACCTAACGTTGCCACACTACTCTCTTTCGCCGCCAACGAACTTAAAAGAGCTACATTAACTTTCCAGTTAAATCCTGCAAATCGAGTTACAGGTTCTAAAAACTTTCCGGCCATACCAAGGAAACTTCCATGTAATGTCTCGTCACGCAAATCCATAAGCAACAATGCTCTCTCTCGCTTCATAACCTTAAAAGCTTTGTTTAAGGCTCTGCCATCTTTACCTTTTGCATTGAGTAAGGGATAAACATCACTGTACCGTTCTGCAAATCGCTGTTCAAATTTTTCTCTTCTCTCGTCAGAAGCCTTAAAGAGAGCTCGTTTTTGATTTTTGTAACGTTCCTCAATAACAAGATAACGAGTTATATCTTTATCTCTCTTAAATTGAGAAGCAAAAGGAGTATTTTGGATTTTACTTGTAAAAACATTTTTTATCTGTTCTGCTCTTTTCTGGTAAGTGTTTATTCGTTCTTCACCAACAGAGGGATAATTTGTAAGGAAAAAAACAGCAACAGCAACAATCATGATAATCGTGAGAACCTTCCTTACAAAAAGCCACGTTCTTTCTATAGAACGCATAAGAACACCGCGGATAGTCGGAATATGATATGGGGGCATCTCCAGAACGAAGGGAGAACTTGGTCTATTCTTTAAAAGCGTCAATGTCAATATTTTGGCAACGGAAAGAGCCAATATAATTGTTATTGTCGAGATAAAAAACATTGCTAACGCTTTTTCTTTAGCAAAATAGATGCTAATCAGAAGCGTATATAAAGGAACTTTAGCTAAACAATTCATCAGAGGAACAATAAGGATTGTGGCTAAACGAGCCTTTTCATCGGCAATAACACGTGTTGCCATTACTCCAGGAACAGCACAGCCTCCAACAAATACTCCCCCCAAGATAAGAGGTAACGTAGACTGCCCATGCAATCCAAAACGTCTGAAAAGCTTATCGAGAATAAAGGCCATTCTCGGCATATATCCTACGTCTTCAAGAATCGCTATCAATGCGAAAAGAATTAAAAATATAGGAATATAAATGAGCACAGAATTAATACTTGTGATGACATTCAACACAAGAGATCTAATTAATGGCTCCCTTAAGAATGTTCCTATGGGAAGAAACTTTTCTATAGCATTACGGAATCCTTCCAACAAGGGCACCATATAGTTAGTCAATTCATACCCTCCAACAATGGAGAGCTCGTATAGAAGATAAATAATGCCAGCCAAAATAAGAGGCCCCCAAATTCGGCTGCAAACCAATCTGTCAATACGATCAGTTAACGTTACAGAAACTTCTTTTGTTTTTACAACACATCGCTTCTCTATTTTTTGAGCAGCAAGATGGCGTCTGAATGCAATAAATCCTCGAGGTGTGTCATCATATTTCCTCTCAAACTCAGAGCAAATTTTGCTAACATAATTTCTTACATCTTCTGGATTTTTAAAGTTGCTTGAAACTAACTTTTGCGCTACTTCATCTTCCTCAAATAGCTTTATTGACAACCATCGAAGAGGGACCTTACTCTCTTCAATTTGTGATTGCAGTAATTTCGCAGACAAATCAGTAATATATGATTCCAAGTCTCCATAATCCACAATATGTAAATGTTCATGATCCAAATTTGAATCAAAAGCTTTAATAACGCCATCTTTTAGTTCATTTTTTCCCCGCCCCTTACTACCTACTGTTGTAATAACTGGAAGATGCAAGGTTTTTGAAAGGGCGTCAGCATCAACTTTGAGTCCTCTTTTTTCAGCGACATCCACCATGTTAAGAGCAATTAAAAGAGGGGCCCCCAGTTCCAACAATTGAAAAGTAAGGTAAAGATGCCGTTTTAAATTTGAAGCATCCATAACATTTACGACTAAAGACGGTGACTGATCAATTATAAAATCTCTCGTTATACGCTCTTCTTCAGAATATGAAGAGAGGCTATAAGTACCGGGCAAGTCTGTAAGTGAAATCTTTTTCTCTTGCCATGAAAATGCTCCCGTTTTTATAGATACAGTTGCACCTGGGTAATTAGCAACAAACTGCCTTCCACCTGTAAGCATGTTAAAAATTGTTGATTTTCCACTATTCGGCTGGCCTGCTAAAGCAACATGCATCTTTTCATGACCCATTATTTCTCTACCTCCACAAACCTTGCCTCATCATGCCGAATAGTTACGTGATGTCCATCTACTTTTATCTCCACAGGATCAACAAGAGGAGCATTACGGATAACAAAAACTTCAACACCAGGAAAAAAGCCAAGATCCATTAATCGCTGTCCTATTACACCACGAGCTCTGTTTTTATGAATTACTCCATGCTCGCCAGGCTTCATCTCATCCAATGTAATCATGCCACCAAGACCTGATACAAATGCTCTACCCACTCTTGAATTCTCTTTTCTGTAAGATCGGGTTGATTATCTTCATCTATTGCCAAGCCTACAAATTCACCTTGTATAGCAGCCTTAGAAACATTAAAGCCATAACTCTCAACAGAACATCCAGAAGAAAGAATAGCTACCCCTTTCTTAGAAAGTCTTTCGTATATTGTTCCCATACCATCAACAAAAGTATCAGAAAAGCCACACTGATCACCAAGTCCGAATAGAGCCACTGGGGTATTTTTAAAATCAAAAGTATCTATTTCATCAATAAAACTAAGCCAATCATCTTGAAGGTCTCCATATCCCCATGTAGGAGTGCCTAAAATAAGAAAATCGTATTCTTCCATATCTTCCTTTCTGGCTTCAGCCACATTTTTCAAGACGACATCATCTTTTCTCTTAAGCAAAGAAGCTATCTGTTCCGCCACTTCTTCTGTATGCCCAGTGGAAGTTCCATAAAAAATGCCTATTTGCATAACCTACTCCTCCTAACCTATAAGCTCGTCTCGATCTTCTTTTAACTGTAAATACCTTTTACATTGAAGAACTCTATCGTATCCAAGCATCGTTCCTAAAATAAAATCCTCTTCGTCTGTGTAATCACGCAACGAAACTTTATTGATCTTACACACGACATCGATACATACTTGGTGACCAAAAAACACATTAATTTTATGGTCATTTACGGGGTATATAACGTATGGGATATTCTGATTCTGAAGACGGCGCACTATCTCTTGTTCATACCCTCTTGACGTTGTATGAAGAATAAGAGCCCGCAAGCCTTTTACATATTCATAGAGATGATGAGCAAAAATTTCATCTACCTGATAACACTGTGGCAAACATGTAATGTTTGGAAGAGGCAACTAAAACATCTCCTTAATGTTTTATATATCAAACAATGGGGATTATACTTTAATATGTTTTATATGTCAAACTTATAAAGGGGATGGGGATAATAAAAGAAGCTCGGGGTTTCCCCTGAGCTTCTTCCCTGATTGCTGATCTTATTTTATGAGCTTTATTTTAACCTCTATGAAGGGATTGATGAATAATATCTAGCATTGATGAAGCAGAAAGAGATGCTCCACCAATAAGGGCTCCATCAATATCTGGCTGATCTAAAAGATTAGCCACATTTGCTGCTTTGACACTCCCACCATAAAGAATATGAATATCCCTATGGCATTCCATTTCATCGTCAATTCCACTTATTTCTGCAAGTAACTCTCTTGCAAAAAGACAAGCTTCTTCAGCATTTTCCGGACTTGCCGTTCTTCCTGTTCCAATAGCCCAAACAGGTTCATAGGCCCAAATTGTTTTTTTAATTTCTTCGGGAGATAGACCTTCGGCTGCACTCTGAATCTGTCGTCTGAATACATCAAAAGTCATATCTTTTTCTCTCTCTTTAAGGGTTTCCCCGAAACAAAGCACAGGACATAGATTATGACCAAGAGCTGCTTTTAATTTTTTATGAACAATCTCATCTGTTTCTCCCATGATGTGTCGCCGTTCACTATGACCAATAATGACATGGCTGCACCCTACTTCCTTAAGCATGGGGAAAGAAATCTCACCAGTAAAGGCACCCTTTTCTTCATAGAAGGCATTTTGTCCGCCTAAGCATATCCCATCGTTCTCTCCTTGTGTAAGAACACTTGCACCTGTTTGCAACAAGGTGAATGGAGGGAAAATACAAATCTCAAGAAAATTTCTATGTATTTGATCACAAATAACAGCATCCTCACAAATTTTCTCAGAGAGTTCCGTAAAAAACTTTTTCGTTTCTATGATCGTATTATTCATTTTCCAGTTGCCATAAAGATATATTTTCTTCACAGAAAAATGTTCCTCCTTTCAAAAAAAGACGGGAGCTTACGCATCCCGTCTCTATAAAACTATAGTGTCACAACTTTTCTCTATTTTATTAAAAGTAGCTCAATGCCTGGTAATACTTTTCCTTCACAAAACTCTAAGCTAGCTCCACCGCCAGTAGATACATGCGTAACCTTCTCTGCAAAACCTAATTTTTTAACGGCAGACGCCGTATCTCCTCCACCTACTACGGTAATTCCGCCATTTTCTGTACACTTTTCAACCGCTTTTGCCACAAGGCGGGTCCCCTCTGCCAAAGTCGGATTTTCAAAAACACCCATAGGACCATTCCAAAGAACAGTTTTGGCTTTTTCAATATAGCTAGCAAAAAGAGCAGCTGTTTTTGTTCCTATATCTAACCCCATATCTGCAAAAGAAATATCGTCTACC of Aminobacterium sp. MB27-C1 contains these proteins:
- the feoB gene encoding ferrous iron transport protein B is translated as MGHEKMHVALAGQPNSGKSTIFNMLTGGRQFVANYPGATVSIKTGAFSWQEKKISLTDLPGTYSLSSYSEEERITRDFIIDQSPSLVVNVMDASNLKRHLYLTFQLLELGAPLLIALNMVDVAEKRGLKVDADALSKTLHLPVITTVGSKGRGKNELKDGVIKAFDSNLDHEHLHIVDYGDLESYITDLSAKLLQSQIEESKVPLRWLSIKLFEEDEVAQKLVSSNFKNPEDVRNYVSKICSEFERKYDDTPRGFIAFRRHLAAQKIEKRCVVKTKEVSVTLTDRIDRLVCSRIWGPLILAGIIYLLYELSIVGGYELTNYMVPLLEGFRNAIEKFLPIGTFLREPLIRSLVLNVITSINSVLIYIPIFLILFALIAILEDVGYMPRMAFILDKLFRRFGLHGQSTLPLILGGVFVGGCAVPGVMATRVIADEKARLATILIVPLMNCLAKVPLYTLLISIYFAKEKALAMFFISTITIILALSVAKILTLTLLKNRPSSPFVLEMPPYHIPTIRGVLMRSIERTWLFVRKVLTIIMIVAVAVFFLTNYPSVGEERINTYQKRAEQIKNVFTSKIQNTPFASQFKRDKDITRYLVIEERYKNQKRALFKASDERREKFEQRFAERYSDVYPLLNAKGKDGRALNKAFKVMKRERALLLMDLRDETLHGSFLGMAGKFLEPVTRFAGFNWKVNVALLSSLAAKESSVATLGVLYQQKEDGQTLAQRMKEQEKGFTPLHALALMIFMAMYPPCIATLIMVKIEAGGWKWAFIALGYPILLGMTLATLVYSGGTWLGLSGTQGMFVFYAIALVTAFLLGKVKGSVVETDIDEKTLKGKEVANL
- a CDS encoding FeoA family protein → MGRAFVSGLGGMITLDEMKPGEHGVIHKNRARGVIGQRLMDLGFFPGVEVFVIRNAPLVDPVEIKVDGHHVTIRHDEARFVEVEK
- a CDS encoding flavodoxin, with the translated sequence MQIGIFYGTSTGHTEEVAEQIASLLKRKDDVVLKNVAEARKEDMEEYDFLILGTPTWGYGDLQDDWLSFIDEIDTFDFKNTPVALFGLGDQCGFSDTFVDGMGTIYERLSKKGVAILSSGCSVESYGFNVSKAAIQGEFVGLAIDEDNQPDLTEKRIQEWVEHLYQVLVA
- a CDS encoding DUF2023 family protein; the encoded protein is MPLPNITCLPQCYQVDEIFAHHLYEYVKGLRALILHTTSRGYEQEIVRRLQNQNIPYVIYPVNDHKINVFFGHQVCIDVVCKINKVSLRDYTDEEDFILGTMLGYDRVLQCKRYLQLKEDRDELIG
- the tpiA gene encoding triose-phosphate isomerase, which gives rise to MKKIYLYGNWKMNNTIIETKKFFTELSEKICEDAVICDQIHRNFLEICIFPPFTLLQTGASVLTQGENDGICLGGQNAFYEEKGAFTGEISFPMLKEVGCSHVIIGHSERRHIMGETDEIVHKKLKAALGHNLCPVLCFGETLKEREKDMTFDVFRRQIQSAAEGLSPEEIKKTIWAYEPVWAIGTGRTASPENAEEACLFARELLAEISGIDDEMECHRDIHILYGGSVKAANVANLLDQPDIDGALIGGASLSASSMLDIIHQSLHRG